In Solea senegalensis isolate Sse05_10M linkage group LG6, IFAPA_SoseM_1, whole genome shotgun sequence, one genomic interval encodes:
- the helz gene encoding probable helicase with zinc finger domain, whose product MADRRAEKSCEEASRSLVRREYEAAVSHSTDALVALVPQTPSSGAPVPQSPSSIVATGSLRSRALLYRIAAFLQLKKYDEADEDCKHILVEEISRGDGSLQVSFRSMLLDGSLQEVASILTKALYGEPMNGIVAKDLTRLKMLLSEIETVNRDMAPQYTDDQEEEVEDGWHFRPPPRGVTSSEEYTLCKRYLEQGLCRYGAQCTSAHSQEELMEWQKRYASRLIRLKQQQESKHFTENYMETLIEKWMNSLSPEKVLSDYLDGVNVETSSSLSVTVATKRSSHSWTFSLFCKPARKLYRIALLYDAHRPHFSITGVSAGDQLQSVPKGCQEWTPGEQTALAADNGLDNCVYKVAVSFNTEIFGTFRQTAVFDFGTEPVLMQRIMVDAASIEDLEHLMAARQQLLMTAKRWDSSCKTIVEFTPNETMAELERSLLSRYQIPLSADQLFTQSVLDKTLTKDNYQARLHDLLYIEEIAQYKEVSKFNIKVNLQLVTSFMLTGISVGAKYAQNGQLFARFKLTETLSEDTLAGRLVMTKVNSVLLLPLGREGFSHPPPGVKERVYEAVIEEKTKDYIFLRICKDCCLELGLQPDRELQVELQFQLNRLPLCEMHYALDRIKDNTILFPDVSLVPTIPWSPNRQWDEQLDPRLNAKQKEAILAITTPVALALPPILIIGPYGTGKTFTLAQAVKHILRQDHSRVLICTHSNSAADLYIKDYLHPYVEAGNPHARPLRVYFRNRWVKTVHPVVQQYCLISSTHLTFQMPTREDILRHRVVVVTLSTSQYLCQLDLDPGLFSHILLDEAAQAMECETIMPFALASKTTRIVLAGDHMQLSPFVYSEFARERNLHVSLLDRLYEHYPREFPCRILLCENYRSHEAIINYTSELFYDGKLMASGKQPSHKDFYPLTFFTARGEDVQEKNSTAYYNNAEVFEIVERVEELRKKWPVAWGKLDEGSIGVVSPYADQVFRIRAELRKKRMHEVSVERVLNVQGKQFRVLFLSTVRTRHTCKHKQTAIKRKEQLVEDSTEDLDYGFLSNYKLLNTAITRAQSLVAVVGDPIALCSVGRCRKFWEHFISICHENTSLHGITFEQIKAQLEALELKKTYVLNPLAPEFIPRALRPLQAHHSSSQALHLHHHPHPQHTQPTSNKQGPQQQQQQSPPKGKHTNHTEHLPPEGYVQPNPAVLMGNPIRAYTPPLGGTPAGMGKSPSPVQRIDPHTGASILYVPAVYGGNMVMSMPLPLPWPGYQNRFAMDPRIMSHPAAMAYNFNLLQAQNRGSPIPYSGVAHPSPLGMGQPSPDKEPQADPIRNGKLEACPKSEQSRLLTPERKTADMKEKQGDLDTGRGLDSQTDGLVGFPNALLHRKDPPSAQRPLNYHLAPPNTAFPPHPASGRPFPSQYPVSRLPFRVNQPQHPGMAQQGQQQQQLSPAYAGGSHNASFFSGPIPSHRAVQSPTLDGSESGGVEEMGSSIRTPMGHPGSHHPGLSQHNRVNSFGEDGQDGSLGDGLDLQGPLALEALSQQQQQAARLGQWGEVAGPFLQGNVAFPLPQQLTHLAQPGMPRIPHQLLRAASWGLGANMEDDAVSSASTGPPYSRYPGLLREMPPQEQPEPRDAAEMQPPPQSRLLQYRQSQSRTSSDPTSSMGTTSNHVVPFPSGPYSHDTGRDLLNDNLLNNPALQQLHAGNPLYNTGSYPHQPPAHSTSPPPSQVKYLLQEAQWSHSGATSVSPPQQNHLLGNQGHNLPYGLPIMAHPTRQEQVHLMQLHHHQQQQQQQQQQQQQQQHYPDEPSPANTHNALTQQSQPCTSDHQDHSHPHIQHHQHPHAHYVYPSHESWPSNGGGPGPGPFQNIPCNGAGTLAQHRDIMASKALRQTEEQVKAEVTAAQQTHPHSLNSLQHLGQFPPLMPSNKQQQQQQQPQPQPQPQPPQLPPPQAPAEPGPGAANLNKPPTMSYASALRAPPKPRAVRPEQAKKNSDPLSLLQELSIGSSNGSNGYYSYFK is encoded by the exons GGCGGACAGGAGAGCGGAGAAGTCATGTGAAGAAGCCAGCAGATCGTTAGTCAGGCGGGAGTACGAGGCGGCAGTTAGCCACAGCACGGACGCCCTGGTGGCCCTTGTACCCCAAACTCCATCCTCCGGTGCCCCTGTACCACAGAGCCCTTCATCCATTGTTGCCACCGGATCCCTTCGCAGCCGCGCCCTGCTCTATCGAATTGCTGCCTTCCTGCAGCTG AAAAAATATGATGAAGCAGATGAAGATTGCAAACACA TCCTGGTAGAAGAGATTTCCAGGGGAGATGGGTCGCTACAGGTCAGCTTCCGTTCCATGCTGTTGGATGGCAGCTTGCAGGAGGTGGCCAGCATCCTCACTAAGGCCTTGTATGGAGAGCCAATG aaTGGCATCGTTGCAAAAGACCTGACCAGATTAAAAATGCTCCTTTCAGAAATTGAG ACTGTAAATAGGGACATGGCACCACAATACACAGATGACCAGGAGGAAG AGGTTGAAGATGGCTGGCACTTCCGGCCACCTCCCCGAGGAGTCACCAGCAGTGAGGAGTACACCCTCTGTAAAAG GTACTTGGAGCAGGGTCTTTGTCGGTATGGGGCCCAGTGTACATCAGCTCACTCACAAGAGGAGCTGATGGAATGGCAGAAACGCTATGCTTCACGCCTCATCCGcctcaaacagcagcaggagagcaaGCACTTCACAGAAAACTACATGGAGACCCTGATAGAGAAGTGGATGAACTCTCTCTCCCCAGAGAAAGTG cTAAGTGACTATTTAGATGGAGTGAACGTAGAAACCAGCTCCAGCCTCTCTGTCACTGTTGCCACCAAAAGATCCTCGCACTCCTGGACCTTCTCCTTGTTTTGTAAG CCGGCTAGAAAGCTGTATCGCATTGCCCTGCTCTATGATGCCCACCGACCACATTTCTCCATCACTGGGGTGTCTGCTGGGGACCAGCTCCAAAGTGTCCCCAAAGGCTGCCAAGAATGGACTCCAGGAGAACAAACAGCAT TGGCAGCAGACAATGGCCTGGACAACTGTGTCTACAAGGTAGCAGTGAGCTTCAACACTGAGATCTTTGGCACCTTTCGACAGACTGCTGTTTTTGACTTTGGCACAGAACCTGTGCTAATGCAAAGGATCATGGTGGATGCTGCCTCTATTGAAG ATCTAGAACATTTGATGGCCGCCAGGCAGCAGCTTCTGATGACTGCAAAGCGCTGGGACTCTTCCTGTAAAACCATAGTAGAGTTCACTCCAAATGAGACAATGGCTGAACTTGAGCGCAGCCTTCTTTCCCGCTATCAGATCCCCCTGTCAGCTGATCAGCTTTTCACCCAGTCAGTCCTTGACAAGACTCTGACCAAAGACAACTACCAGGCCAGACTGCACGACCTGCTCTACATAGAGGAGATTGCACAGTACAAGGAAGTTAGCAA GTTTAACATCAAGGTGAACCTCCAGTTGGTTACCAGCTTTATGCTGACTGGCATTTCAGTTGGAGCCAAGTATGCTCAGAATGGACAGCTCTTTGCACGATTCAAACTCACTGAAACACTTTCTGAG GACACATTGGCTGGACGGTTAGTGATGACCAAGGTGAATTCAGTACTTCTTCTGCCTTTGGGCCGTGAGGGGTTCAGCCATCCACCTCCTGGTGTGAAAGAACGTGTTTATGAGGCTGTGATTGAGGAGAAGACCAAGGACTACATCTTCCTAAGGATCTGCAAAGATTGCTGTTTGGAGCTGGGACTACAGCCTGACAGAGAACTGCAG gTGGAGCTCCAGTTCCAGCTGAACAGACTGCCACTCTGTGAGATGCACTATGCCCTGGATCGCATTAAAGATAACACCATCCTTTTCCCTGATGTTAGCCTTGTCCCCACCATCCCATGGAGCCCAAACAG GCAGTGGGACGAGCAGCTGGATCCCCGTCTGAATGCCAAACAAAAAGAGGCCATATTGGCCATCACCACACCTGTCGCTCTTGCCCTACCCCCAATCCTAATCATCGGGCCTTATGGCACAGGCAAGACGTTTACCCTGGCACAGGCTGTTAAGCACATCCTCCGCCAGGACCACAGCAG GGTCTTGATCTGCACCCACTCCAACAGTGCAGCTGACCTTTACATTAAGGACTATCTTCATCCTTATGTTGAAGCAGGCAATCCACATGCCAGACCTCTCAG GGTATACTTCAGGAACCGCTGGGTGAAGACGGTCCACCCAGTTGTCCAGCAGTACTGTCTCATATCCAGCACACATCTCACTTTCCAGATGCCTACAAGGGAGGACATCCTCAGGCACCGTGTGGTGGTGGTCACCCTCAGCACCTCCCAGTACCTCTGCCAGCTTGACTTGGACCCCG GGTTGTTCTCTCATATCCTACTGGATGAAGCAGCCCAGGCCATGGAGTGTGAAACCATCATGCCTTTTGCTCTAGCTAGCAAGACCACTCGCATCGTGCTGGCTGGAGACCACATGCAG CTGAGTCCGTTTGTGTACAGTGAGTTTGCACGAGAGCGTAACCTGCACGTCTCACTCCTGGACCGACTGTATGAGCACTACCCCAGGGAATTTCCCTGTCGCATCCTCCTGTGTGAGAACTATCGCTCCCATGAAGCAATCATCAA CTACACGTCAGAGTTATTTTATGATGGGAAGTTAATGGCAAGTGGAAAGCAGCCCTCTCATAAGGACTTTTACCCACTGACCTTCTTCACAGCCAGAGGAGAAGATGTCCAAGAGAAGAACAGCACTGCTTACTACAACAATGCTGAG GTATTCGAGATTGTGGAGCGAGTGGAAGAGCTGCGCAAGAAGTGGCCGGTGGCCTGGGGGAAGTTGGACGAGGGCAGCATTGGAGTGGTGTCCCCATATGCTGACCAGGTGTTTCGCATTCGTGCTGAGCTACGAAAGAAGAGAATGCATGAGGTCAGCGTGGAGAGAGTGCTCAATGTCCAAG GTAAACAGTTCCGGGTGCTGTTCCTTAGCACTGTGCGGACACGGCATACCTGCAAGCACAAACAGACGGCCATCAAGCGCAAAGAACAGCTGGTTGAGGACTCGACAGAGGACCTCGACTATGGCTTTCTTTCCAACTACAAGCTACTCAACACAGCTATCACCAGAGCCCAATCCTTGGTTGCAGTTGTAGGAGACCCAATAGCACTGTGCTCTGTTGGGCGCTGCAG AAAATTCTGGGAACACTTCATCTCCATCTGCCACGAAAACACAAGCCTACATGGCATTACCTTCGAGCAGATCAAGGCTCAGCTCGAGGCTCTGGAGCTCAAGAAGACCTATGTCCTCAACCCACTGGCCCCAGAGTTCATCCCACGTGCCCTCAGACCTCTACAAGCGCATCATTCTTCTTCACAGGCTCTACATCTTCACCATCATCCACATCCTCAGCACACACAGCCCACCTCCAACAAGCAGGgcccacaacaacagcagcagcagtcacccCCCAAG gGAAAACATACAAACCACACTGAGCACCTGCCACCTGAAGGATATG TCCAACCCAACCCTGCCGTGCTCATGGGAAACCCTATTCGGGCATATACACCACCGTTGGGTGGTACACCAGCAGGCATGGGCAAATCACCCAGTCCTGTGCAAAGGATAGATCCACATACAGGTGCCAGTATCCTGTACGTTCCAGCTGTGTATGGAGGAAACATGGTCATGTCCATGCCACTGCCA ttgcCTTGGCCAGGATACCAGAATCGCTTTGCCATGGACCCTCGCATCATGAGCCACCCTGCAGCCATGGCCTACAACTTCAACCTGTTGCAGGCACAGAATCGAGGCTCCCCCATTCCTTACAGTGGAGTGGCCCACCCCTCTCCTCTAGGAATGGGCCAACCCAGTCCTGATAAGGAGCCACAGGCAGACCCCATAAGAAACG GTAAATTGGAAGCATGTCCTAAGTCAGAACAGAGCCGTCTTCTGACACCAGAGAGGAAAACGGCTGACATGAAGGAAAaacag GGAGATTTAGACACAGGTCGAGGTCTAGACTCACAGACAGACGGGCTGGTTGGATTTCCCAATGCGCTGCTCCATCGAAAAGACCCCCCATCCGCGCAGAGACCCCTCAATTACCACCTGGCACCCCCCAATACAGcctttcctcctcatcctgcCAGTGGAAGACCATTTCCCTCACAGTATCCAGTCTCCAGGCTTCCTTTTCGGGTCAACCAGCCTCAACACCCAGGGATGGCCCAGcaaggacagcagcagcaacagctcaGTCCAGCCTATGCTGGTGGTAGCCACAATGCTTCCTTCTTCAGTGGCCCAATACCTTCTCACAGGGCTGTTCAGtctcccactttggatggatcAGAGTCTGGAGGGGTTGAGGAGATGGGTAGCTCCATAAGGACTCCAATGGGCCATCCAGGAAGCCACCACCCTGGCCTGTCGCAGCATAACAGGGTCAATAGCTTTGGGGAGGATGGACAAGATGGAAGCTTGGGAGATGGTCTGG ACCTCCAGGGTCCCTTGGCTCTAGAGGCcctcagccagcagcagcagcaggcagccaGACTGGGCCAGTGGGGAGAGGTAGCTGGACCTTTCCTCCAGGGCAATGTCGCCTTTCCATTGCCTCAACAGCTCACCCACCTCGCACAGCCTGGCATGCCTCGCATCCCCCACCAACTTCTCCGAGCTGCTAGTTGGGGCCTTGGTGCCAATATGGAAGATGACGCTGTTTCTTCTGCCTCCACTGGACCACCGTACTCAAG GTACCCAGGCCTCTTGAGAGAGATGCCCCCACAGGAACAGCCTGAGCCCAGGGACGCAGCTGAGATGCAACCCCCACCTCAGTCTCGTCTTCTCCAGTATCGGCAGTCTCAGTCCCGTACCTCAAGTGACCCTACATCCTCCATGGGCACCACCTCCAATCACGTTGTCCCTTTCCCATCAGGACCTTACTCCCATGATACCGGTCGTGACCTCCTTAATGACAACCTTCTCAACAAcccagctctgcagcagctgcatgCAGGGAACCCCCTTTATAATACTGGTAGCTACCCACATCAGCCACCAGCTCACTCTACCAGCCCTCCTCCCTCCCAAGTCAAATACCTTTTACAAGAGGCCCAGTGGTCCCACAGTGGAGCTACATCAGTGAGCCCACCTCAGCAGAACCACCTGTTGGGGAACCAGGGCCATAACCTTCCCTATGGACTTCCCATCATGGCTCACCCCACCAGGCAGGAGCAAGTTCACCTGATGCAACTTCaccaccatcagcagcagcagcaacaacaacagcagcagcagcaacaacaacaaca CTACCCGGATGAACCGTCTCCAGCCAACACCCATAACGCCCTGACTCAGCAGTCCCAACCTTGCACATCAGACCACCAGGACCACTCTCATCCACACATACAGCATCACCAACACCCACATGCCCACTATGTTTATCCCTCACATGAGTCCTGGCCCAGCAATGGTGGGGGTCCGGGTCCGGGTCCATTCCAGAACATTCCATGTAATGGAGCCGGCACACTTGCTCAGCACCGGGACATTATGG CTTCCAAGGCCCTTCGTCAGACAGAAGAGCAGGTGAAGGCTGAGgtcacagcagcacagcagacGCACCCACACTCCCTCAACTCCCTTCAGCACCTTGGACAGTTTCCTCCTCTCATGCCCAgtaacaagcagcagcagcagcagcagcagccgcagccgcaGCCGCAGCCGCAGCCCCCGCAGCTGCCGCCTCCACAGGCTCCTGCAGAGCCAGGCCCGGGCGCAGCAAATTTAAACAAACCACCCACCATGTCCTACGCGAGTGCCCTCCGTGCTCCACCCAAGCCTCGAGCTGTTCGCCCTGAACAGGCCAAAAAGAACAGcgaccctctctctctccttcaggaGCTGAGTATAGGAAGTTCAAATGGTAGCAATGGGTACTACTCTTACTTTAAATGA